One part of the candidate division KSB1 bacterium genome encodes these proteins:
- a CDS encoding sugar ABC transporter permease produces the protein MNNSLQSPSLRGEIRSLRRAAYLFLAPALLPILAFFFLPALAAFVLSFTDFDIYSLGNFQYARFVGLKNYRQLLHDPLFWKAMANTFYYVLLGGPLSIATSLGAALLINSRLVRFRSFFQTVYFAPVVTTLVAVAVVWRFIYHPRFGLLNYALGFFGVAPIDWLGDPAWAMPAIIIMSVWKNFGYNMIIFVAGLQNIPSQLYEASRLDGAGPWQQFTSITLPMLAPTTIFVSIIAMIGNFQLFTEPYVMTQGGPVNSTLSIVLLMYQQGFRWWNLGYAAAIAFVLFGVILLGSLIQSRLQKRT, from the coding sequence ATGAATAACTCTCTTCAATCGCCATCGCTTCGCGGCGAAATTCGAAGCCTCCGGCGTGCGGCGTACTTGTTTCTGGCGCCGGCGCTCCTACCGATCCTTGCCTTCTTCTTCCTGCCGGCGCTGGCGGCTTTCGTTCTCAGCTTCACCGATTTCGACATTTATTCCCTGGGCAATTTTCAGTACGCGCGTTTTGTTGGTTTGAAAAATTACCGCCAACTGCTCCACGATCCGCTGTTTTGGAAGGCGATGGCCAACACGTTCTATTATGTGCTGCTCGGCGGGCCGCTTTCCATCGCCACCTCGCTCGGCGCCGCGTTGCTGATCAATTCCAGGCTCGTCCGCTTCCGGAGTTTTTTCCAAACCGTATATTTTGCGCCGGTGGTGACGACGCTGGTGGCGGTTGCAGTCGTCTGGCGTTTCATCTATCACCCGCGCTTTGGCCTGCTGAATTACGCGCTCGGTTTTTTCGGCGTCGCTCCGATTGATTGGCTGGGAGATCCGGCCTGGGCCATGCCGGCCATTATCATCATGTCGGTCTGGAAAAACTTTGGTTACAACATGATCATTTTTGTCGCGGGCTTGCAGAACATCCCCTCGCAGTTGTATGAAGCCTCGCGCCTGGATGGCGCCGGCCCCTGGCAGCAATTCACAAGCATCACGCTGCCGATGCTGGCGCCGACGACAATCTTTGTCAGCATCATTGCCATGATCGGCAACTTTCAGCTTTTTACCGAACCGTATGTCATGACCCAGGGCGGGCCGGTCAACAGCACCTTGAGCATCGTTCTGCTCATGTACCAGCAGGGTTTTCGTTGGTGGAATTTGGGCTATGCCGCGGCGATTGCTTTCGTGCTGTTTGGCGTCATTCTGCTGGGATCGCTGATTCAATCCCGATTGCAAAAGCGAACATAA
- a CDS encoding aldehyde dehydrogenase family protein: MLHIPLLRAGRPYTSLDVVAIPHFRTGELVAKVSQANRGLIARDFGAAEKNQRVLQALPVAQLLAICKKAAQLFTEADLPLGDDTQSPAQYVKQLSGTTGMPEALCRRNMSKINLVLNGMEAVLGGLTRGLDLSILDSGWIKQNNRPLSYFCQTQNLGAILPSNSPGVHSLWLPAIPLKVPLVLKPGREEPWTPFRIAQAFIAAGCPPEAFSYYPSDHSGAMEILLRSGRSMFFGDQSSVRAWAQDPRVQIHGPGWSKVIIAGDKIAEWEKYLDLMVTSVVENGGRSCLNASGVWVPAHGREIAEALARRLAQIEARPMDDPNAQIAAFTNKKFARRISDTIDAQLKISGAEDLTEKFRGGKRLVEKDGCTFLLPTVVWCEDAEHPLANVEFLFPFVSIVQVPQHELLPRIGSTLVGTVITEDENFIQEVFACSNIDRLNLGPIPTSRISWDQPHEGNLFEHLYKQRAFQITGEGN, translated from the coding sequence ATGCTCCACATTCCACTTCTTCGCGCCGGCCGGCCTTACACCAGCTTGGATGTTGTTGCCATTCCTCACTTCAGGACCGGCGAGCTGGTGGCAAAAGTTAGCCAAGCCAATCGCGGCTTGATTGCCAGGGATTTCGGCGCAGCGGAAAAAAATCAGCGCGTCCTGCAAGCGCTGCCGGTTGCGCAGCTTTTGGCCATTTGCAAAAAAGCCGCGCAGCTTTTCACGGAAGCGGATTTGCCTCTCGGCGACGACACGCAATCGCCGGCGCAATATGTCAAACAATTGTCCGGCACCACCGGCATGCCCGAAGCCCTTTGCCGCCGCAACATGAGCAAGATTAATTTGGTGCTCAACGGGATGGAAGCGGTTTTGGGCGGATTGACGCGCGGACTTGATCTTTCGATTCTCGACAGCGGCTGGATAAAACAAAATAACCGGCCGTTAAGCTATTTTTGCCAAACGCAAAATCTCGGCGCCATACTGCCGAGCAACTCACCCGGCGTGCATTCACTCTGGCTTCCGGCGATTCCGCTGAAAGTGCCGCTTGTACTCAAGCCCGGCCGCGAAGAGCCGTGGACGCCGTTTCGCATTGCCCAAGCCTTCATCGCCGCCGGCTGCCCGCCGGAAGCTTTCAGCTATTATCCCTCCGATCATTCCGGCGCCATGGAAATTTTATTACGCAGCGGCCGCTCGATGTTTTTTGGCGACCAATCTTCCGTGCGTGCGTGGGCGCAAGACCCGCGCGTGCAAATTCACGGCCCGGGTTGGAGCAAGGTCATCATCGCCGGAGACAAGATTGCCGAGTGGGAAAAATATCTCGATCTCATGGTGACTTCTGTAGTCGAGAATGGCGGCCGGTCGTGCCTCAATGCTTCCGGCGTTTGGGTGCCGGCCCATGGCCGCGAAATCGCCGAAGCACTGGCCAGGCGTTTGGCGCAAATCGAGGCGAGGCCGATGGACGACCCCAACGCGCAGATCGCCGCTTTTACCAACAAAAAATTTGCGCGACGTATTTCTGATACGATCGATGCGCAACTCAAAATTTCCGGCGCGGAAGATTTGACCGAAAAATTTCGTGGCGGCAAAAGGCTCGTTGAAAAAGACGGCTGCACGTTTCTTTTGCCGACGGTGGTTTGGTGTGAAGACGCTGAACATCCATTGGCGAATGTGGAATTTTTGTTTCCATTTGTGAGCATCGTACAAGTGCCGCAGCATGAATTGCTGCCTCGCATCGGTTCGACCTTGGTGGGCACGGTGATCACCGAAGATGAAAATTTTATCCAGGAGGTTTTTGCCTGTTCAAACATCGATCGCCTCAATCTCGGCCCGATCCCGACCAGCCGGATTTCGTGGGATCAGCCGCACGAGGGAAATTTGTTCGAGCATTTGTATAAACAGCGGGCGTTTCAAATAACGGGAGAAGGTAATTGA
- a CDS encoding acyl-CoA dehydrogenase family protein, which produces MIHEPFNQPPPALGNQYFDDRVLRSYLKRLLPPEVHHAVEPSLAVMGELAGGELYQMQLADRLNEPKLTQWDAWGERIDQVELTPLWRRAEQIAAEHGVVAAAYERTYGPLSRPYQFALVYLFHPSTDVYTCPLAMTDGAAATLLHSRNEKLIARALPHLTSRDPKKFWTSGQWMTESTGGSDVGSSETVARQDENGLWRLYGRKWFTSAATSQLALTLGRPQGNVPGGKGLALFYIETRDEHGRLRNIQINRLKEKLGTRKVPTAELMLEGTPAELVMGTTDGVRNMVPMLHLTRTWNSVTAVAFMRRGLALARDYAQKRVAFGAPLAQQPLHLDTLAGLQAEMEGAFHLSFLLAELIGRDECKTIGEEETHLLRLLTSLTKLTTGRQVVAVVSEVLEAFGGAGYVEDTGLPMLLRDSQVMPIWEGTTNVLALDCLRALGKGEGWKALKSKVRAGAQAGRDERLAQAGRAALSAIEHAELWLNAARRSGQPALEAGARRFAMTAGRALELALLIEHAQWSLGHEHDGRARAAALRFAQAPVDLIADIDAEDSRALANEAPISLG; this is translated from the coding sequence ATGATCCACGAACCTTTCAATCAGCCGCCACCGGCGCTTGGCAATCAATATTTCGATGATCGCGTGTTGCGTTCATATCTCAAGCGCCTGCTGCCGCCGGAAGTTCATCATGCCGTCGAGCCTTCTCTGGCAGTGATGGGAGAGCTGGCCGGTGGCGAGCTTTATCAGATGCAGCTCGCCGACCGCTTGAACGAGCCGAAGCTTACCCAATGGGACGCCTGGGGCGAACGCATCGATCAAGTTGAACTCACACCGTTGTGGCGGCGCGCCGAGCAAATTGCCGCCGAACATGGCGTGGTCGCCGCCGCTTACGAGCGAACATACGGCCCGCTTTCGCGGCCATATCAATTTGCGCTGGTGTATTTGTTTCATCCTTCGACCGATGTGTACACCTGCCCGCTGGCGATGACCGACGGCGCGGCGGCCACGCTGCTGCATTCACGCAACGAAAAACTCATCGCGCGCGCGCTGCCGCATTTGACGAGCCGCGATCCGAAAAAATTTTGGACGAGCGGCCAGTGGATGACAGAATCCACCGGCGGCTCGGATGTGGGTTCCTCCGAGACGGTGGCGCGGCAGGATGAGAACGGCCTGTGGCGTTTGTATGGCCGCAAATGGTTCACCTCGGCCGCGACTTCCCAACTGGCGCTTACGCTTGGACGCCCGCAAGGCAACGTGCCCGGTGGCAAGGGCCTGGCGCTTTTTTATATCGAGACGCGTGACGAGCACGGCCGCCTGCGCAACATTCAGATCAATCGCCTGAAAGAAAAACTCGGCACGCGCAAGGTGCCCACGGCTGAGCTGATGCTCGAAGGCACACCGGCTGAATTGGTGATGGGCACGACCGATGGCGTGCGGAACATGGTGCCGATGCTGCATCTCACGCGCACATGGAATAGCGTCACCGCCGTTGCCTTCATGCGTCGCGGGCTGGCGCTGGCGCGCGATTATGCGCAAAAGCGCGTGGCGTTCGGCGCCCCGCTCGCACAACAGCCATTGCATCTCGACACGCTTGCGGGATTGCAAGCGGAAATGGAGGGCGCATTTCATCTGAGCTTCTTGCTGGCGGAATTGATCGGCCGTGACGAGTGCAAAACTATCGGCGAAGAGGAAACCCATCTGTTGCGTCTGCTTACGTCACTGACAAAACTGACGACCGGACGGCAAGTCGTGGCCGTCGTAAGCGAAGTGCTGGAAGCCTTTGGCGGCGCCGGCTATGTTGAAGACACCGGCCTGCCCATGTTGCTGCGCGACAGCCAAGTGATGCCAATTTGGGAAGGCACGACCAATGTCCTGGCGCTGGATTGTTTGCGCGCGCTCGGCAAGGGCGAAGGGTGGAAGGCGCTGAAATCAAAAGTTCGAGCCGGCGCGCAGGCGGGTCGCGACGAGCGTTTGGCGCAAGCAGGCCGCGCGGCGTTATCTGCCATCGAGCACGCGGAGCTTTGGCTGAACGCTGCCAGGCGCTCCGGGCAACCGGCGCTGGAAGCGGGCGCCCGCCGTTTCGCCATGACGGCCGGCCGCGCACTCGAGTTGGCGTTGTTAATCGAGCATGCGCAATGGTCGCTGGGTCATGAACACGATGGCCGCGCGCGAGCCGCCGCCCTGCGCTTCGCCCAAGCGCCGGTCGATTTGATTGCCGACATCGACGCCGAAGATTCGCGCGCCCTCGCCAATGAAGCGCCGATTTCGCTTGGATAG
- a CDS encoding sugar ABC transporter substrate-binding protein: protein MQKLMPEFERQNPDIHVDIQGIPWTAAHEKLLTAYAGNSLPDLCQLGNTWIPEFNLLNALENLDRWIDSSNVIKPEHYFPGIWETNVIDGALFGIPWYVDTRLLFYRKDILQQAGYDHAPRTWDEWLEVSRKIKRLSSGQEKYAILLPTNEWAPFVITGLQAGSSLLKEGNRYGDFSGPQFTSAFEFLMKFYREKLAPVGVTQVTNIYQGLAEGFFAMYITGPWNIGEFQKRLPANLQDQWMTAPMPGRDAKTPGVSLAGGSSLVLFRKSPKQAQAWKLIEYLSQPRQQLEFYKITGDLPAVREAWQDTALTNNIYIKAFYEQLERVVSTPKIPEWEQIAMKVQQYAEIASVQRMTVTQALVALDREVDRILEKRRWMLEQGHHE, encoded by the coding sequence GTGCAAAAGCTCATGCCGGAATTTGAGCGGCAGAACCCGGATATTCATGTCGATATACAAGGCATTCCCTGGACGGCGGCTCACGAAAAACTTCTCACCGCATACGCTGGCAATTCACTGCCGGACTTGTGCCAGCTTGGCAACACCTGGATTCCCGAATTCAACTTGCTCAATGCGCTGGAAAATTTGGATCGCTGGATTGACAGCTCGAACGTGATCAAACCGGAGCATTACTTCCCCGGCATTTGGGAAACCAACGTCATCGATGGCGCCCTCTTCGGCATCCCGTGGTACGTCGATACGCGTCTGCTGTTTTATCGTAAAGACATTTTGCAACAGGCGGGCTACGATCACGCGCCACGAACCTGGGACGAGTGGCTCGAAGTTTCCAGGAAAATCAAACGCCTGTCGAGCGGCCAGGAAAAATATGCCATTCTCCTGCCCACCAATGAATGGGCGCCCTTTGTGATCACCGGCTTGCAGGCCGGGTCGTCCCTGCTGAAAGAGGGCAATCGCTATGGCGATTTCAGCGGCCCGCAATTTACTTCGGCGTTTGAATTTTTGATGAAGTTTTATCGTGAAAAATTGGCGCCGGTAGGCGTGACGCAAGTCACCAACATCTATCAAGGCCTCGCCGAGGGATTTTTTGCGATGTACATCACCGGGCCGTGGAATATCGGAGAATTTCAAAAGCGCCTGCCCGCAAACCTGCAAGACCAGTGGATGACAGCGCCCATGCCCGGCCGCGATGCGAAGACACCGGGTGTATCCCTCGCCGGCGGCTCCAGTCTCGTCTTGTTTAGAAAATCGCCAAAGCAAGCGCAAGCCTGGAAACTCATTGAATATCTTTCACAGCCGCGGCAGCAGCTCGAATTCTACAAAATTACCGGCGATTTACCAGCCGTTCGCGAGGCCTGGCAGGACACCGCGTTGACGAACAACATTTACATCAAAGCGTTTTACGAACAACTCGAACGCGTCGTGTCGACGCCGAAAATTCCGGAGTGGGAACAGATTGCCATGAAGGTGCAGCAATACGCAGAAATCGCCTCGGTTCAACGCATGACAGTGACACAGGCGTTGGTGGCGCTTGATCGCGAAGTCGATCGCATTCTGGAAAAACGCCGGTGGATGCTGGAGCAGGGCCATCATGAATAA
- a CDS encoding carbohydrate ABC transporter permease: MKNIGKILIITLAIIIAVITLTPALWMISASVMSTGEASTFPPKLLPAKMTFEHYVTLFTRLHLWRYFLNSLVISVSVTLISLFFNSMAGYAFAKYRFPGRDKLFRFLVAEMVIPAQVTTLPLFLMLNKVGLINTYLGVIVTGMATIYGIFLIRQFAFSIPDSFIEAARLDGSSEFRIYWSVILPLCKPILITLAIFTFMGTWNDFLWPLIVLTDDNMYTLPVALANLTGEHVQDTELMMAGAVMTILPVMIVFMALQKHYISGIIAAGLKE, encoded by the coding sequence ATGAAAAATATCGGCAAAATTTTAATCATCACTCTGGCGATCATCATTGCGGTGATAACGCTCACGCCGGCGCTGTGGATGATTTCCGCTTCGGTTATGAGCACCGGCGAAGCCAGCACTTTTCCGCCGAAATTGCTGCCTGCGAAGATGACTTTCGAGCATTATGTGACGCTCTTCACCCGGCTGCATCTTTGGCGCTATTTCCTGAACAGTCTCGTGATCAGTGTGAGCGTGACCTTGATTTCGCTTTTCTTCAATTCAATGGCGGGATATGCCTTTGCCAAGTATCGCTTTCCAGGAAGAGACAAGCTCTTTCGCTTTCTCGTTGCGGAAATGGTCATTCCGGCGCAGGTGACAACGCTGCCGCTGTTTCTGATGTTGAATAAAGTCGGGCTGATCAACACTTACCTCGGGGTGATCGTAACAGGAATGGCGACGATCTACGGCATTTTTTTGATTCGCCAGTTTGCTTTTTCCATCCCCGACAGTTTTATTGAAGCGGCGCGCCTGGACGGTTCGAGTGAGTTTCGCATTTATTGGTCGGTGATCCTCCCCCTGTGCAAACCCATTCTCATAACGCTTGCCATTTTCACCTTCATGGGAACGTGGAACGATTTCCTCTGGCCGCTGATCGTGTTGACGGATGACAACATGTATACGCTGCCGGTGGCGCTCGCCAATCTCACCGGCGAGCACGTGCAAGACACCGAGCTGATGATGGCCGGCGCGGTCATGACCATTCTGCCGGTGATGATCGTTTTCATGGCGCTGCAAAAACATTATATCAGCGGCATTATCGCCGCCGGGTTGAAGGAATAA
- a CDS encoding Tat pathway signal protein → MTRNLIGLIVGGVLILGIFTACEERAQLSKPPAVTWDAFLDTLQVRTIKFFLDTTDPSTGLTPDRWPKPGAPSSIAAVGFALTAYGIAVEREVITREEAAQRTLNTLRFFWQLPQGDQPDKIAGYKGFFYHFLKIPEGTREWRCELSSIDTALLLAGVLFAQSYFDGDDQAERDIRRLADSLYFRADWNWFMADTNGVKTSWHPERGFGRHIWDGYDEAMILYILALGSPTHPAPQSVWQTWTKPYVWAKYYDEEFVSFGPLFGHQYSHCWIDFRVIQDAYMREKDLDYFENSRRATYSHQAYARENPRAYRDYSENIWGFTACDGPKDTAFVVDGRERTFWSYRARGVSFDWIEDDGTIAPTAAGGSIAFAPEICIPALKTMRAKYGTRLFKEYGFLDSFNPSFITPQTPNGWFDDDYLGIDQGPIVIMIENLRNGFVWKVMKKNPYIVTGLRRAGFSGGWLGETFQAKSFVIK, encoded by the coding sequence ATGACCAGAAATCTGATCGGCCTTATAGTTGGCGGCGTCCTCATCTTGGGAATTTTCACCGCCTGTGAAGAGCGGGCACAGTTGTCGAAACCTCCCGCTGTCACGTGGGATGCTTTCCTCGACACCCTGCAAGTCCGCACCATAAAATTTTTCCTCGACACCACCGATCCCAGCACCGGCTTGACGCCGGATCGCTGGCCGAAGCCCGGCGCGCCTTCGAGCATTGCCGCCGTCGGCTTTGCGCTCACGGCTTATGGCATTGCCGTCGAGCGCGAGGTGATTACGCGCGAGGAAGCGGCGCAGCGCACGCTGAACACGCTGCGATTTTTCTGGCAGCTTCCGCAAGGCGATCAGCCCGACAAGATTGCCGGCTACAAAGGCTTCTTCTATCATTTTCTCAAAATACCCGAAGGCACACGCGAATGGCGATGCGAGCTTTCTTCGATTGACACCGCGCTGTTGCTCGCCGGCGTTTTGTTTGCACAATCTTATTTTGACGGCGACGATCAAGCCGAGCGAGATATTCGCCGCCTCGCCGATTCGCTTTATTTTCGCGCCGATTGGAATTGGTTCATGGCCGACACCAACGGCGTGAAAACCTCGTGGCATCCGGAGCGCGGCTTCGGCAGACATATTTGGGACGGCTACGATGAAGCGATGATTCTTTACATTCTCGCGCTCGGCTCGCCGACGCATCCGGCTCCGCAGAGCGTCTGGCAGACATGGACGAAGCCTTATGTGTGGGCGAAATACTATGATGAGGAATTTGTCAGCTTCGGGCCGCTGTTCGGCCATCAATATTCGCATTGCTGGATCGATTTTCGCGTGATTCAAGATGCGTATATGCGGGAAAAAGATTTGGATTATTTTGAAAATTCGCGGCGCGCCACGTATTCGCATCAAGCTTACGCACGCGAAAATCCCCGCGCTTATCGCGATTATTCCGAAAATATTTGGGGCTTTACCGCCTGCGACGGGCCGAAAGACACTGCCTTTGTGGTGGACGGCCGAGAAAGAACGTTCTGGTCGTACCGCGCGCGCGGCGTTTCCTTTGATTGGATCGAAGATGACGGCACCATCGCGCCAACTGCTGCCGGCGGCTCGATCGCGTTTGCGCCGGAAATTTGCATTCCCGCGCTCAAAACCATGCGCGCAAAATACGGCACGCGGCTCTTCAAAGAATACGGTTTCCTTGATTCTTTCAATCCTTCTTTCATTACCCCGCAAACGCCCAACGGCTGGTTTGATGACGACTATCTCGGCATCGACCAGGGCCCGATCGTGATCATGATTGAGAATTTGCGCAACGGCTTTGTGTGGAAGGTGATGAAAAAAAATCCATACATCGTCACGGGTTTGCGCCGGGCGGGCTTCTCGGGTGGGTGGTTGGGGGAAACTTTTCAGGCAAAATCATTTGTGATCAAATGA
- a CDS encoding GH1 family beta-glucosidase, giving the protein MNFPPDFVWGAAAASYQIEGGAYDDGKGLSVWDVMCKSPGKISTGDSGDVACDHYHRFEDDARLMGEIGLQAYRLSISWPRVLPNGAGAVNEKGLAFYDRLIDALLQNGVQPWVTLFHWDYPHALFCRGGWLNRDSADWFAEYAQIIIDKLSDRVAHWITQNEPQCYIGLGHQTGEHAPGLELGFAEVLRAAHHSLLAHGKAVQVIRARAKTPPLIGAAPVGIVKMPASNRPEDIAAARAATFAVSAKNCWSNTWFADPMIFGRYPEDGLKLFANEMPEIRHGDMETIGQPLDFYGINVYFGETVRAKADGGYERVKSLSGPPLTTMGWEVTPEALYWGPRFIYERYKLPIVVTENGMANCDWIQLEGKVHDPQRIDFLWRYLRAYKRALDDGVVATGYFVWSVMDNFEWGHGYKQRFGLIYVDYATQKRVLKDSAYWYREVIASKGGHIGNENFY; this is encoded by the coding sequence ATGAATTTTCCGCCGGATTTTGTCTGGGGCGCTGCCGCCGCGAGTTATCAAATCGAAGGCGGCGCTTATGACGACGGCAAGGGGCTTTCGGTGTGGGATGTGATGTGCAAATCTCCGGGAAAGATTTCGACAGGCGACAGCGGTGACGTGGCCTGCGATCATTACCATCGCTTCGAAGATGACGCGCGGCTTATGGGTGAGATCGGCCTGCAAGCCTACCGCCTCTCGATTTCGTGGCCGCGAGTTTTGCCGAACGGCGCCGGCGCGGTGAATGAGAAAGGGCTGGCGTTTTATGACCGCTTGATCGATGCCTTATTGCAGAATGGCGTCCAACCGTGGGTAACCTTGTTTCATTGGGATTATCCGCATGCACTTTTTTGCCGCGGCGGCTGGCTGAATCGTGACAGCGCGGATTGGTTTGCCGAATATGCGCAAATCATCATTGACAAGCTCTCGGATCGCGTCGCGCATTGGATTACCCAAAACGAGCCGCAATGCTATATCGGCCTCGGCCATCAAACCGGCGAGCACGCGCCGGGACTCGAGCTGGGTTTTGCCGAGGTTCTGCGCGCGGCGCATCATTCGCTGCTTGCCCATGGCAAAGCCGTGCAGGTGATTCGCGCCCGCGCCAAAACGCCGCCGCTGATTGGGGCAGCGCCCGTCGGCATTGTCAAGATGCCTGCCTCAAATCGGCCCGAAGACATTGCCGCAGCACGCGCCGCCACATTTGCGGTGTCCGCAAAAAATTGCTGGAGCAACACCTGGTTTGCCGATCCGATGATTTTCGGCAGGTATCCTGAAGATGGGCTTAAGCTGTTTGCGAATGAGATGCCAGAGATTCGCCATGGCGACATGGAAACGATTGGCCAACCGCTGGATTTTTACGGGATCAATGTCTATTTCGGAGAAACGGTTCGCGCCAAAGCTGATGGCGGCTACGAAAGGGTGAAAAGCCTCAGTGGTCCGCCGCTCACCACGATGGGGTGGGAGGTCACGCCGGAGGCGCTCTATTGGGGGCCGCGCTTTATTTATGAACGCTACAAATTACCGATCGTCGTGACCGAGAATGGCATGGCCAATTGTGATTGGATTCAGTTGGAGGGCAAAGTTCATGACCCGCAGCGCATTGATTTTCTCTGGCGCTATTTGCGCGCCTACAAACGCGCCTTGGATGACGGTGTCGTCGCCACGGGCTACTTTGTATGGTCGGTGATGGATAACTTTGAATGGGGACATGGCTACAAACAGCGCTTCGGCCTCATTTACGTCGACTATGCGACACAAAAGCGTGTCCTGAAAGATTCCGCGTATTGGTACAGGGAAGTCATCGCCTCCAAGGGTGGACACATTGGCAATGAGAATTTTTATTGA